TACGGACAACGACACGGTGACGATAACACTCGACGCGCAGTCCGGTTATGGCATCACAGCAGACGAGACGATCACGGTGACGGTTCCCGCATCGGCACTCGTCACCTCGAGTGAGGCGGTGGTCGCGACACCCACCTTTGACATCGCCGCTCTCGGTTGCAACTATTCCTACCGGAGGTCGATCGTCGTCGATCATACAAAAGTCGGAGCTGATGACAGCGGTGAACTTCCTTCGACAGGCTTTCCTGTTCTTATCGAATTATCCGGTGATTGGTTAAGGACAACCACCGAAGACGCCACCAACGGGCGTATAACGGATGACGATGGCGATGACATTATCTTCAAGATGGGTTCGACGACACTATACCACGAGATTGAAGAGTATGATGGCAGTGCCGCTACGGGGGGCAAACTCGTTGCCTGGGTGAGAATCGACTCCCTTTCCAAGGCAGCCGATACGACCATTACCATGTATTATGGCAACGCATGCGTCACTTCTCCCACAGAGGATCCGGAAAACGTGTGGGACGACAACTACGAGGGAGTATGGCACATGAAGGAAGAAGCAACCGGCATAGTAACTGATGACTTATACAAAGATTCCACCTCAAATTCCAACGATGGTGATGATCGGGTTTCAGCGGAAGGGCAAGACGGAAAGATCGGCTCCGGGCAGCAGTTTGACGGCACCAATGACACTATCCAGATCGACTACTCCTCGGAACTGGGGATTACCGGGGACATCACAATCTCGGCCTGGGTCAAGCGATCGGACACCACCGACGGCGCCATCTTGACGAAGACGGATGGCGGCTTTTTTGACGACTGGGACTACGAGCTTTGGTTCGATGGCGACAAACTCGATTTCTGGGCGGATGACGGGACCCCAAACAGTTTGGAGTCGACCGGCTCTATCACGGATACTTCGTGGCACCATGTGGCCGCAACCCGCAGTGGAACCGCCGTCACCTTTTACATCGACGGGGCCGCCTCGGGGGGCGGTACCATGACCGGTGCTTTCGGCAACGGCGCTCAATCGTTGATAATCGGTGATGATGAAGACAATAATCCATACAACGGCTATCTCGACGAGATCCGCCTTTCCAGCACCGACCGTGATTTGGACTGGATCAAGACCTCCCACAACAACCAGAGCGATACCGCGATCGGCGCAGGCAAATTCATAAAAAGCTTGGGTGATGAGATGCTTGCCTGCAAGTTTTTATACCGGAGGCCGATCACCATCGATCATACAAACGTAGGCACTGTTAACAGCGGTGAACTTCCTGCGACCGGCTTTCCTGTTCTTATCAGCGTGACCGGTGATTGGCTAAAGACCACGACCGTGGACTCCACCAACGGGCGTATAGAGGATGAGGATGGCGATGACATCATCTTCAGGGCATCGGATGGCGTGACCGGGCTCTACCACGAGATTGAAGAGTATGATGGAACCACCGGGACCCTTGTGGCCTGGGTGAGAATCAACTCCCTTTCCATGGGCCCCGAGGACACGACCATTTACATCTATTATGGAAACGCCTGCATCACTTCTCCCACAGAGGAGCCGGCAAACGTGTGGGATGCCAGCTTCAAAGGCGTCTGGCATATGAAGGAAGAAGCAACCGGCATAGTAACGGATGACTTATATATAGATTCCACCTCAAATTCCAACAATGGGGATGACCGGGTTTCAGCAGAAGGGCAAGACGGTAAAATATATAATGGACAGCAGTTTGATGGCAGCGACGACTACATCCTGGTGGCGAACTCCCCGGAGCTCGGGATTCAAGGGGACATCACGATTTCGTCCTGGATCAAGAGATCCACCACCACCAACGCCGATGCCATCTTGTCGAAGACGAATGGCGGCCGCTGGGACTACGATTTATACATCGGGTACACGTCTTACACGGATGAACTCGTGTTGTATTCGGACAACACGAACCCGCAGTATGAGAGCTCGACCGACATGGTCACAGATACCTCGTGGTACTATGTCGCGTTAACCCGCAGTGGAACCACGGTCACCTTTTACATTGACGGGGCAGTCACCTCGGGGGGTGGGACCATGGAGAACCTGTTCAACAACAACTCTGATCCGGTGAGGATCGGTGATGCTGGCGGCATTGATGAGTTCAACGGCTATCTTGACGAGGTCCGACTCTCCAGCGACGACCGGGATGCCGACTGGATCAGGACCTGCTACAACAACCAGGTGTGGCCGAACAAGGCAAGTACGCCTGTTCCTAATCCCAGTCCCAACCCTGGTAGTGGTTTCATCACGGTGGGCAGTGAGGAATTCGACGTGGCCACAGCCGTAGGCCTCGTATCCTTTACGGCCACGGGCCAGGGTGAGAGTGTGCTGGTTTCCTGGGAGACGGCCCAGGAGATTGACAATCTGGGCTTCAACCTCTATCGCAGCACTGAACTGGGCGGTACCTACACCAAGCTAAACCGCCGGCTCATACCGGGTCTGATATCCTCTGTCTCGGGTCAGCAATACACTTACACTGATACAGATGTTACCCGGAGTGTACTCTACTACTACATGCTTGAGGATGTGGATCTCTCCGGGACAAGGACGATGCACGGTCCTGTCTGTGTGGACTGGGATAATGACGGCATACCTGATGACTATTATGAAGAGGAAGATGATGATACAGATACCGGAGAGGAAGAGCCTGAGGTCAGCATCCCTGATACCGAATTCGACGAGTTAGGATTGGATCTTTCGGATTGGACTCCCTCCAGTAGTTCTGCCAGCTGGGTGAAGATGGCGAGTTTCAGGGCCCGTCAGGAGGATGAGGGGATTGCCCTGGAATGGGAGACAAGTTTCGAGGTTGACATTCTCGGGTTTCATGTATACCGGGAAGTAGACGGGAAGTTCTACCGTGTAACAGCGGACCTTGTGCCTGGTTCAGTGTTCAAGGTTGGAGCGGGCAAGGAACTTCCTGCGGGACAGTCCTATGGACAGTCTTATGTGTACTGGGACGGATTATCGGAGGGTACAGGACACGAGCTTTACTGGCTGGATAGTGTGGAGCTCAATGGTGGGCGCGCTTCCTTCGGGCCGATAAGGCCTGAGATATACGGGCAGCCAGTACCTGAACGGATCAAGGCACGCTTTAGATCAATAGGAAAGCATCAAGTTTCCAGGGCTCGGGCGCTGGGGAATATCCGCGCACTGCGCGAAGAGTTGAGCACCAAACCGGCAAAAACGTATAAGTCTCAGGTTAATTTAGTCCAGGCTGTTCCTGAGAAGTTCTCTGGGCCTCGGTTGCTGCCGGGTGAGGAACAGTGGGCTCTGGCAGCACAGCCGGGAGTGAAGATCTATATCAAGGAAGATGGATGGTACCGGGTTGGAGAGCCGGAACTGGTCGCGGCCGGCCTTAGTTCGGGAGTTGATCCCCGCTACCTGCAGCTTTATGCAGACGGGGAGGAACAGTGCCTGATGGTGACCGGGAGTGATGACGGGCGTTTTGACCCAGAGGATGCCATTGAATTTTACGGGACAGGGCTCGATACGTCATTCACCGCTGCTCACGTCTACTGGCTTGTTGTCGGGTCACGGCCTGGAAGACGGCTTGATACACCTTTCACCGATATCCGCCTTAATCTCGGCAAACGGATGAGGATTCCCCGGGGTTTAAGAGGCCGGGGAGCACCTTTGAGCTTCCCCTTTTCGGTGGAGTTAAAGGAACGCACGTTCTATTTTGCGGCGCTGACGAATGGTGAGAGGGAGAACTTTTTTGGCTCTGTGATCTCGACAGAGCCTGTGGACCAGCTTTTAACAGTCGCCCATCCAGACCCCTCGTCTCCTGAGGATGCCCTGCTGGAAGTGGTGCTGCAGGGGGGAACTGTTGTTTCTCACCAGATCAAAATCCTGTTCAATTATGTAGAAGTAGGTGAGGTGGTCTTTAGCGGGCAAGAACAATGGAGAGCTGAGATAGAAGTGCCTTACGATTTACTTTTGGAAGGAGACAACATTATCACCCTGACAGCCCAGGGAGGGTCTATGGATGTCAGCCTGGTGGATTATATCCGGCTGACTTACTGGCGTACATACACAGCGGATGAGGATGCCCTGCGATTCAGGGCAAGTGGTGGAGAATGGCTTTCGATTGGAGGCTTCAGCAGTCCCGAGATTCAGGTGCTGGACATCACTGATCCAATGCGAATGTTAAAAGTAAGGGGAAAGGTGATGACTCAAGATTCGGGTTATGCCATCACAGTCAAGGTGCCGGGCGGTGGTGAGAGGAGCCTTATGGCCTTTACCGAGGATAAGATAAAGCACCCGGCTGGTATTGCGGCTAACCTGGCCTCCTCCTGGCATGAGCTGAGCCAGGGGGCTGAGGTCATAATCATCGGCCACAGCGACCTTCTCGAAAGCGTCAGATTCCTTAAGGAGCTGCGGGAGCAGCAGGGCTGGTCAGTAGTGCTGGTTGATGTTGAGGATCTCTACGATGAGTTCAATTTTGGGGCAAAGAGCCCCTGGGCGCTAAAGGACTTTCTCGCTCAGGCATACGCGTACTGGAATCCACAGCCGCGCTTCGTGGTGCTGGTGGGAGATGCGAGCTATGATCCTCGCAACTACCTGGGGTTCGGGGAATTCGACCTGGTGCCCACCAAATTTGTGGATACGAAGTACCTTAAGACGGCTTCGGATGACTGGTTTGTGGACTTCAA
This is a stretch of genomic DNA from Dehalococcoidales bacterium. It encodes these proteins:
- a CDS encoding DUF2341 domain-containing protein, with translation MTITLDAQSGYGITADETITVTVPASALVTSSEAVVATPTFDIAALGCNYSYRRSIVVDHTKVGADDSGELPSTGFPVLIELSGDWLRTTTEDATNGRITDDDGDDIIFKMGSTTLYHEIEEYDGSAATGGKLVAWVRIDSLSKAADTTITMYYGNACVTSPTEDPENVWDDNYEGVWHMKEEATGIVTDDLYKDSTSNSNDGDDRVSAEGQDGKIGSGQQFDGTNDTIQIDYSSELGITGDITISAWVKRSDTTDGAILTKTDGGFFDDWDYELWFDGDKLDFWADDGTPNSLESTGSITDTSWHHVAATRSGTAVTFYIDGAASGGGTMTGAFGNGAQSLIIGDDEDNNPYNGYLDEIRLSSTDRDLDWIKTSHNNQSDTAIGAGKFIKSLGDEMLACKFLYRRPITIDHTNVGTVNSGELPATGFPVLISVTGDWLKTTTVDSTNGRIEDEDGDDIIFRASDGVTGLYHEIEEYDGTTGTLVAWVRINSLSMGPEDTTIYIYYGNACITSPTEEPANVWDASFKGVWHMKEEATGIVTDDLYIDSTSNSNNGDDRVSAEGQDGKIYNGQQFDGSDDYILVANSPELGIQGDITISSWIKRSTTTNADAILSKTNGGRWDYDLYIGYTSYTDELVLYSDNTNPQYESSTDMVTDTSWYYVALTRSGTTVTFYIDGAVTSGGGTMENLFNNNSDPVRIGDAGGIDEFNGYLDEVRLSSDDRDADWIRTCYNNQVWPNKASTPVPNPSPNPGSGFITVGSEEFDVATAVGLVSFTATGQGESVLVSWETAQEIDNLGFNLYRSTELGGTYTKLNRRLIPGLISSVSGQQYTYTDTDVTRSVLYYYMLEDVDLSGTRTMHGPVCVDWDNDGIPDDYYEEEDDDTDTGEEEPEVSIPDTEFDELGLDLSDWTPSSSSASWVKMASFRARQEDEGIALEWETSFEVDILGFHVYREVDGKFYRVTADLVPGSVFKVGAGKELPAGQSYGQSYVYWDGLSEGTGHELYWLDSVELNGGRASFGPIRPEIYGQPVPERIKARFRSIGKHQVSRARALGNIRALREELSTKPAKTYKSQVNLVQAVPEKFSGPRLLPGEEQWALAAQPGVKIYIKEDGWYRVGEPELVAAGLSSGVDPRYLQLYADGEEQCLMVTGSDDGRFDPEDAIEFYGTGLDTSFTAAHVYWLVVGSRPGRRLDTPFTDIRLNLGKRMRIPRGLRGRGAPLSFPFSVELKERTFYFAALTNGERENFFGSVISTEPVDQLLTVAHPDPSSPEDALLEVVLQGGTVVSHQIKILFNYVEVGEVVFSGQEQWRAEIEVPYDLLLEGDNIITLTAQGGSMDVSLVDYIRLTYWRTYTADEDALRFRASGGEWLSIGGFSSPEIQVLDITDPMRMLKVRGKVMTQDSGYAITVKVPGGGERSLMAFTEDKIKHPAGIAANLASSWHELSQGAEVIIIGHSDLLESVRFLKELREQQGWSVVLVDVEDLYDEFNFGAKSPWALKDFLAQAYAYWNPQPRFVVLVGDASYDPRNYLGFGEFDLVPTKFVDTKYLKTASDDWFVDFNDDELPEMAVGRLPVESAEEAAAVVSKIISYEGASGLMNEALLVADINDFFNFEGASGDVADLLPGDMTISEIFRGKSPTARSDLLDSLNQGQLLVNYIGHGSAKIWKGNLLTSLDAWNLTNSPYLPFLVSMTCLNGFFQDPYSESLAETFLKAERGGAVAVWSSSGLTDPEGQLIMNKELIRLLFNGQGLTIGEAIMRAKQVVPDADIRKTWILFGDPTLRLR